The genome window GGCTATATGTGAACCTGTCGGGAGAGAGCCTGGGTGATAAGGAGATCCTGAACTTCATCGAAGAGACCGTCCAGAACACGCCGGCCATTCACGGGAGGCTCGGCTTTGAGATCACCGAGACGGCCGCCATCCGCGATCTCATGTCGGCGGAACAGTGGGTGCAAAAGTTGCGGAGTTTAGGCTGCCGCTTCGCCCTCGATGACTTCGGCAGCGGCTATTCGTCGATCGCTTATCTGAACAAACTGCCAGTGGATTTTATCAAGATCGACGGCTCTTTCGTCCGGTCGATCGATCAGGATCCCGAGCGCCGCGCGTTGGTCAAGGGGATCAATCAATTGGTGCACTCCCTTGGAAAGATGACCATCAGCGAGTATGTGGAGAATGACCGCATCTGGCAGTTGATCCGCGAGATGGGGATCGAGTACGGCCAGGGGTTTTACCTGGGCGAACCGGCGCCGCTGCCGAAGGATATGGTGAGTGAGTCCACCATGTTGGAACTGAGCCCGGGGAGCAAGGAATAGGACAGCGCTGGCAACCGTGCATGCATGGCAAAGCGTCTGGAATACGCCTGTAAATGGCATGCAAAAGGCCCGCCGTTATCCAAGAGGATCGCGGCGGGCCTTTTTTATCTGGCACGATTCGGCTGTTATTTGGGGGGCAGGGGGTATTTTGAAACGCTTTTTATGTAGGGCGATGCTGCGTTACGTCCATCCAACTAGCAGGCTAAGCGTCAGGCATTTTTCCCCAATGTCCTTGAATCGGGAGCGGATAGCCGCCGTCGACCGTACCGGCGCTGTTGTCGGAGTAGCGGACATATTGGCTGCCCTTGGTGACGTAGATTTTCTTGTTCGGCAGGACAACAGCGGTGTCGAAACTCTGGTCGAAGCTGTCGGGTAGGTTGCCCCAGTGACCCTTGATCGAGAGCGGATAGCCTTCATCGACCGTGTCGGCCGTTTTGTCGGAGTAGCGGACGTATTGGCTTCCCGTGGTGACGTAGATTTTCCCGTTGGGCAGGACGACGGCGGCGTCAAAACCCTGATTGAAGCTGTCGGGCAGGTTGCCCCAATGGCCTCTGATCGGCAGCGGGTAGCCGTCATCGACCTTGCTGGCGTTGTTGTCGGAGTAGCGCACGTACTGACTACCCTTGGTTACATAGATTTTGCCGTTGGGCAGGACGACCATGCTGTCAAATCCCTGGTTGAACGATTCTGGCAGGGCGCCCCAGTTGCCCCGGATCGGTTTGGGATAGCCGGCGTCGAACTGGTTCGCCGAGGAATCAGAGTAGCGGACGTAGAGGTTGGCGAAGGTGACATAGGTTTTCCCGTTCGGCAGGACCGCCGAGGCATCGAAGCCCATGTCGAAGGGGAAGGTCGTTTCCGTGAAGAGGCGGTACGAATCGGCGTTCTTGACCGCCTTGGCGGAATCGTTTTTCGCCAGGTTCTTGCAGTTGCCTGTGCCATAGACCACATCGTCCGTTCCGGTGACCGCATGGGTGAGTTCATGGAGGACGATCCCCATCTGGGAGAAGATGCCGATAAAGGGGTAATTGTAAAAACCGCCGCAGAAATAGACGGATCGGCAGTACTTGTAGGTGTAGGCGATCACGCCGGGTTCGCAATAGTCGCCGCCATCGAGGTAGTAGGTGAACTGGTCACTGATCAGCGTGTCGTAGATCTTTTGGTAATTGCCGGTCACCTTTTCCTGGCGTGTTTGGTCGACGGCGCCGAACCAGGTGACATAGTTTTTGTTTTTATAGTAATCAGAGGTCTTCAACAGGTTCGCGCAGGCGTAGGCGAAGGTGGTCGCCCCTTCATGGGCGTTTTGGACGGCCCGCCTTTTGTTGGCGTCCCCGCCCTGCATTTTTGGCGCCACCGGCGGGTTGGGGCGGTTGGCTTTCTGCGCCTGAACCGGGGAAAACATCTGCTTCGGTTCTTTCTCCCGCTGCAGTTGTCCTTCCGTTTTCTTCGGTTGCGCGCCGGCCACGATCCGGAAGGTCGCCACGTTTGAGACAAGCTTGTGGGTGTTGAAGGTATCGCGCGATTTGGGTTCCATGAGTCGTTGGCCGGCGTAGTGATCCAACAGATCCGAATTGATTTGCACGGTGTAGTGGCCCGGTTCATCGAGGTGGTAGGCGCGCGTGAGATCGATTTCCGTTGATACGGTTCCCTTTGCCGGAACCCGGATATAGTGTTGGGGATGCGGATCGGCGCGCATGACGAGGGGGCCGTCATAGGGAACCGGTTTGCCGTTTTTGTTTACGATCAGGTAGTCGCCTCGAAACGTTTCCAGCGGGGTTCGCCAGGCCAGCACATGATAGTCAACATCCGTTTCGTTGTTGAGGACAAACTTCACCAGAATGGGTGCGCCGAGGGGATACTCTTTTTCTGCGCTCAGGGTGCATGTGAACCGTCCGGTCGCCAAGGGTATCATCCTCCTTTTATATCTTCTTGAGGAAAAAGATGCCTGTGAAAATAATGATAATCATGTATACAGGCATGTCAACAGGCGAAACAGGCGTTGTCGCTCAATGTGGCCTTTCCGGCGCTAAATAGAGAAATGGTTGTGTGTGCAGGATCTTGAGCGGTGGGAAAGAATAATGGAGGTATATCCTGCGAAGGGTGTAAAGAGCAGGTGTACTGCACTGCGAAGGTCGTGAACGCTGCAGGGCCTAAACCGCCATAGAATGTCAACCACCGTGACGGGAGAAACATCATGAGAATGGAGCAATCAACATGAACCGAGTCGAAGCCCCGCGCCATGCCGCGCCGTTATGGACAAAAAGCTTCATTTTTATCTGCCTGACGAATCTATTTATGTTCACCAGTTTCTACTTTCTCTTGCCTACACTGCCCGTATTCGTCACCAGCGGCTTAGGCGGAGACGAGAGCAGCGTGGGGTACATCATCGGCATCCTGTCCCTGACGGCGGTCATGGTCCGCCCGCTCTCCGGCTACCTGTTGGATGCCGTCGGGCGAAAAAAGGTGCTTTTTTTGGCGCTCATCGCCTTTTGCCTAGCCACGGCCGCCTACCAGATCATCGCCGGTCTGACAGGGCTCTTTCTGCTGCGGGCGCTCCATGGCATGACCTGGGGCTTTACCACAACGGGCGCCGGCACGGTGGCCGCCGATGTGGTGCCTGCCGAACGGCGCGGTGAGGGGCTCGGCTACTACGGCCTCTCGAACACCTTGGCCATGGCCGCCGGCCCCAGCCTGGGCCTCTTCGTCCTCGACAAGGGCGGCTTTTCGGCCCTGTTTGGCGCCAGTCTCGTCCTAGCCCTCCTGGGGCTGCTCAGTTTAGCTGGCGTATCCTATGAGGCCGCCCCTCGAAAACCGGAGCTTCGGCCGGCAGATAGCGCCGGGGAGGCGAAAAAAAAGAAGGCCGGCCTATCGCTGGCCACCCTCTTTGAACCTGCCGTGTTTTCCTTATCCGGGGTGATGGGGTTCGTTGCCATCGTCTATGGTGGCATTGTCTCCTTTATCACACTGCTCGCCAAAGAGATCGGCGTGCCCAACGCCGGCGTTTACTTTCTTATCTACGCCTTAACCTTGCTGGTGATCCGCCCTTGGGCCGGTCGCGCCTTCGACCGAAAGGGACCAAGACAGATCATGATGATCGGTTTTATCAGCATGATCATTGCTTTCGTGCTGCTCTTTCTGGCCAAAGGTATAGCGTTGTTCATTCTTTCCGCTGTGGCGATGGGTGTCGGTTTCGGCATCGTCCAGCCCACCTTGATGGCCATGGCCATCAACCGGGTGCCCCCCTTCCGGCGGGGCGCCGCCAACGGCACCTTGATGAGCGCCTTCGACCTGGGCATCGGCCTTGGTTCTATCGTGCTCGGCTATGTTTCCAAACTGGCGGGTCTCCCCGGCATGTACCTGGCCTGCGCGGCGATCATTGTCATACCGGCGTTGCTCTATTTCCGGCTGGGCGAGGAAGAGACTGCCGGGGCGAGACAGGGCTAGTCTCGCTGCAGTTCCTTGACCATCGGCTGGAGAAAGCGCAGTTGGAAGGCCTTTTGCGCCGTCTCACCGAGGTCCCCTGCCAGTGAGTAGTTGGCCCAGGCGTTGACAGGAGCGCCGACGACAGGCAAAAAGCCGAGCAGTTTGCGCGTGTCGATACCGTCGCGGTATTCCTTATAAAAACGCCGCCAGTCAAATTGACTGCTCTCCGGCCTCAAGCTGGTCACCGGCAGGCGGTCCCAGCGGCGGACTGTCTCATAAATCTCGCGCTGCACATCGCCCGATGCGAAGGCCAGCAGGAAGACATGGACCAGGTAATTTCGTTCCTGGGGTGTGCGCGCGTCATAGCCGTAGAGCCAGGCTATCTCTTGAAGCATCTTCAATTTGATGGTGATCAGAGCGGGGAAGTCGACGGCGGCAAGGACAGCACCGCCCATCCCTGTGCCCGCGCCTTCGATGGCGGCAATCTTTTTATACCTATCAATGATACGCTGCGCC of Heliomicrobium undosum contains these proteins:
- a CDS encoding M35 family metallo-endopeptidase — translated: MATGRFTCTLSAEKEYPLGAPILVKFVLNNETDVDYHVLAWRTPLETFRGDYLIVNKNGKPVPYDGPLVMRADPHPQHYIRVPAKGTVSTEIDLTRAYHLDEPGHYTVQINSDLLDHYAGQRLMEPKSRDTFNTHKLVSNVATFRIVAGAQPKKTEGQLQREKEPKQMFSPVQAQKANRPNPPVAPKMQGGDANKRRAVQNAHEGATTFAYACANLLKTSDYYKNKNYVTWFGAVDQTRQEKVTGNYQKIYDTLISDQFTYYLDGGDYCEPGVIAYTYKYCRSVYFCGGFYNYPFIGIFSQMGIVLHELTHAVTGTDDVVYGTGNCKNLAKNDSAKAVKNADSYRLFTETTFPFDMGFDASAVLPNGKTYVTFANLYVRYSDSSANQFDAGYPKPIRGNWGALPESFNQGFDSMVVLPNGKIYVTKGSQYVRYSDNNASKVDDGYPLPIRGHWGNLPDSFNQGFDAAVVLPNGKIYVTTGSQYVRYSDKTADTVDEGYPLSIKGHWGNLPDSFDQSFDTAVVLPNKKIYVTKGSQYVRYSDNSAGTVDGGYPLPIQGHWGKMPDA
- a CDS encoding MFS transporter, encoding MNRVEAPRHAAPLWTKSFIFICLTNLFMFTSFYFLLPTLPVFVTSGLGGDESSVGYIIGILSLTAVMVRPLSGYLLDAVGRKKVLFLALIAFCLATAAYQIIAGLTGLFLLRALHGMTWGFTTTGAGTVAADVVPAERRGEGLGYYGLSNTLAMAAGPSLGLFVLDKGGFSALFGASLVLALLGLLSLAGVSYEAAPRKPELRPADSAGEAKKKKAGLSLATLFEPAVFSLSGVMGFVAIVYGGIVSFITLLAKEIGVPNAGVYFLIYALTLLVIRPWAGRAFDRKGPRQIMMIGFISMIIAFVLLFLAKGIALFILSAVAMGVGFGIVQPTLMAMAINRVPPFRRGAANGTLMSAFDLGIGLGSIVLGYVSKLAGLPGMYLACAAIIVIPALLYFRLGEEETAGARQG
- a CDS encoding EcsC family protein; this encodes MNERTEKTLQDEYTSRVVESLIRWDNEMRDTRAGFFDKMTRKLQQKVDDLIPESIHKAITVALETVVKGFLAGIALLPASTEPRPGALAQMDDEAQRIIDRYKKIAAIEGAGTGMGGAVLAAVDFPALITIKLKMLQEIAWLYGYDARTPQERNYLVHVFLLAFASGDVQREIYETVRRWDRLPVTSLRPESSQFDWRRFYKEYRDGIDTRKLLGFLPVVGAPVNAWANYSLAGDLGETAQKAFQLRFLQPMVKELQRD